A region from the Achromobacter seleniivolatilans genome encodes:
- a CDS encoding Nif3-like dinuclear metal center hexameric protein → MKKVDSHVLASWLDDTLQAARFKDYCPNGMQVEGKSEVGHIITGVTASEALLRTAVERGADAVLVHHGWLWRNEDRRVIGTRRTRLALALKNDLNLYAYHLPLDAHPTLGNNAQLARVLGLTPALRDDGTPRTFGQDNLVWQGEAPGLQTLGQLAARVAERLGRQPLVVGDPDQRISRVAWCTGGAQGMLADAVDAGAHAYITGEVSESTVHLARETGVGFIAAGHHATERYGAQALGQAVAEHFGIKVEFVDLDNPA, encoded by the coding sequence ATGAAAAAAGTGGACTCCCACGTGCTGGCCAGCTGGCTGGACGACACCCTGCAAGCCGCGCGCTTCAAGGACTATTGCCCCAATGGCATGCAGGTGGAAGGCAAATCTGAAGTCGGACACATTATCACCGGTGTCACGGCCAGCGAAGCATTGTTGCGCACCGCCGTCGAGCGCGGCGCCGATGCCGTACTGGTGCATCACGGCTGGCTCTGGCGCAACGAGGACCGCCGCGTCATCGGCACGCGCCGCACACGCTTGGCGCTGGCCTTGAAAAACGATCTGAACCTGTACGCGTATCACCTGCCGCTGGACGCGCACCCGACCTTGGGCAATAACGCCCAATTGGCGCGCGTGCTGGGCCTGACACCGGCGTTGCGCGATGACGGCACGCCACGCACCTTTGGCCAGGACAATCTGGTCTGGCAAGGCGAGGCGCCCGGCCTGCAAACGCTGGGGCAACTGGCCGCCCGTGTGGCGGAACGCCTGGGCCGCCAGCCGCTTGTCGTGGGTGACCCGGACCAGCGCATTTCACGCGTGGCCTGGTGTACGGGCGGTGCGCAAGGCATGCTGGCCGACGCCGTAGATGCCGGCGCCCATGCGTACATCACGGGCGAAGTGTCGGAATCCACCGTGCATCTGGCGCGCGAAACCGGCGTTGGCTTCATCGCCGCCGGCCACCACGCGACCGAGCGCTATGGCGCCCAGGCATTGGGGCAGGCCGTGGCCGAACACTTCGGCATCAAGGTCGAATTCGTAGATCTGGACAACCCGGCCTGA
- the mscL gene encoding large conductance mechanosensitive channel protein MscL — protein MSKATGFVKEFRDFAVKGNAVDLAVGVIIGAAFGRIVDSLVKDIVMPLVNFILGGSVDFSNKFLVLSMPAGYNGPMTYAELSKAGANVFAWGNFVTIIINFVLLAFVIFWMVKAIYKARNKAEEAPAAPAATPEDVALLREIRDLLKRQ, from the coding sequence ATGAGCAAAGCCACTGGTTTCGTCAAAGAATTTAGAGATTTCGCTGTAAAAGGCAATGCGGTGGACCTCGCTGTTGGTGTAATCATCGGCGCGGCGTTTGGCAGGATCGTTGATTCGCTGGTTAAAGACATCGTCATGCCGCTTGTCAACTTCATTCTTGGCGGTTCCGTCGATTTTTCGAACAAGTTTCTGGTGCTGTCCATGCCTGCCGGCTACAACGGTCCGATGACCTATGCCGAGTTGTCCAAGGCGGGCGCCAACGTGTTCGCGTGGGGCAATTTCGTCACCATCATCATCAACTTCGTGCTGTTGGCGTTCGTGATCTTCTGGATGGTCAAGGCGATCTATAAGGCTCGCAACAAGGCCGAGGAAGCGCCGGCCGCACCCGCCGCGACGCCCGAAGACGTGGCGCTGCTGCGAGAAATTCGCGACCTGCTCAAACGGCAATAA